The DNA region CCGTCGCCTTGCCCACGTACTTTGCCAAGAATGCCACCATCGACAACCCCGTCATCTACGTCTTCATGAACCGACAGTTGGGCAACCAGGATCTCCTCGTCACTAAACAGCTTCCTGAGTtacctccctcgccctcgcccccctccctccctccctttccctctcccactcctccctctccaccccaacATGTCTGGGACACAGTCATTGATTGACATACCTCCtaaagtgcagagggagctttactctgtatctaaccccgtgctgtacctgccctgggagtgtttgatgggacagtgtagagggagctttactctgtatctaaccccctgtacctgccctgggagtgtttgatgggacagtgtagagggagcattactctgtatctaaccccctgtacctgccctgggagtgtttgatgggacagtgtagagggagctttactctgtatctaaccccgtgatgtacctgccctgggagtgtttgatgggacagtgtagagggagctttactctgtatctaaccccgtgatgtacctgccctgggagtgtttgatgggacagtgtagagggagctttactctgtatctaaccccctgtacctgccctgggagtgtttgatgggacagtgtagagggagctttactctgtatctaaccccctgtacctgccctgggagtgtttgatggctctGATGTCTCTCCAACGTCCAAAACGGAGGTCTCCTCAGTTTCCAACTCCTCGGTTGCTCCAGCCTGAGACATTGAGCGCAGGGGAAAGGTCTTATTCTGGACACTTTGCCCATTAGCCGGATTCCCCACGGCCAGCTGACGCTAAAGCTTCGAGAGTGTCCAACCTTGAAGGGGAGCCGTCATTTGAATAATATTGTAAACCTATAAAGGCTTTGCCCCCGGGCACTCGTGACCAAACGAGTCTCTGGGTGTCTTTCGTAACTAGCATTCTGTATCACCTGTGTCTCTGTGCCAGTGCTGTGTTTCCTTCAGTCCGTTTGCAGTCtcctattgctggtgtttggggtagGAGTGGACTCCTTTCGGGATCATCGACCCCTTGGTGTCCAGTCCCAGTTCCGCTCCACAGCTAGAATCCAGTCCGACACTCCcctggtgccagtactgagggagcgccgtactgcgctgtcggaggggcggtactgggggagcgccgcactgcgctgtcggaggggcggtactgagggagcgccgcactgcgctgtcggaggggcggtactgagggagcgccgcactgcgctgtcggaggggcggtactgagggagcgccgcactgcgctgtcggaggggcggtactgagggagcgccgcactgcgctgtcggaggggcggtactgagggagcgccgcactgcgctgtcggaggggcagtactgagggagcgccgcactgtcagaggtgccatctttcggagaagacattaaaccgaggccccgtctgccctctcgggtggatgtaaaagatcccggggccactattggaagaagagcagggggagttctccccggtgtcctggggccaatatttatccctcgaccaacatcactaaaacagacgatccgggtcattatcacatcgctgtgtgtgggagcttgctgtgcgcaaactggctgccgcatttccttaactccaacagtgactacactgcaaaagtactttattggctgagaAGTtcttttgagacgttcggtggtcgtgaaagtcgctatataaatgaaagtcttttttccTTTCTTTTCTTGTCCCTTCCGACTCTTACCTGCTGCCTGCCCCTTTAACCGTGGGGCCCGGGTGCCTGCCCCTTTAACCGTGGGGCCCGGGTGCTTGCCCCTTTAACCGTGGGGCCCGGGTGCCTGCCCCTTTAAACGTGGGGCCCGGGTGCCTGCCCCTTTAACCGTGGGGCCCGGGTGCCTGCCCCTTTAACCGTGGGGCCCGGGTGCCTGCCCCTTTAACCGTGGGGCCCGGAACGTGGGGCTCGGGTGCCTGCCCCTTTAACTGTGCGGCCCGGGTGCCTGCCCCTTTAACCGTGCGGCCCGGGTGCCTGCCCCTTTAACCGTGGGGCCCGGGTGCCTGCCCCTTTAACCGTGGGGCCCGGGTGCCTGCCCCTTTAACCGTGGGGCCCGGGTGCCTGCCCCTTTAACCGTGGGGCCCGGGTGCCTGCCCCTTTAACCGTGGGGCCCGGGTGCCTGCCCCTTTAAGCCGAGGCCTGCCCCGCTCCTGGCCGCAGAGATGCAGCTCAGCGTCAAACTGCTGCACGGCACCGAGAGCCGGCTggaggtgggggagagacagggcccgggcccggggagagggagggagagggcccgGCCCGGGGGTACAGGGGAGAGGGCCCGGGGGTACAGGGGAGACCGGGGAGAGGGAGGGCCCGGGGGtacaggggagagggagagggagggagagggagagggcccgGGGGTACAGGGGAGACCGGGGAGAGGGAGGGCCCGGGGGtacaggggagagggagagggagggagagggagagggcccgGGGGTACAGGGGAGACCGGGGAGAGGGAGGGCCCGGGGGtacaggggagagggagagggagggagagggagagggcccgGGGGTACAGGGGAGACCGGGGAGAGGGGCAGGgcccggggagagggagggagagggcccgGCCCAGGGGtacaggggagaggggagagggagggcaggGCCCGGGGGTACAGGGGAGACCGGGGAGAGGGAGACCGGGGAGAGGGAGGGCCCGGGGGGTACAGGGGAGACCGGGGAGAGGGAGGGCCCGGGGGGtacaggggagaggggagagggagggccggggctgggggagggggagaggggagaagggcagGGCCCGGGGGTACAGGGGagaccggggagagggagagggcccgGGGGTACAGGGGagaccggggagagggagagggcccgggggtacaggggagagggagggcagggcccggggctgggggagggatagggagggcccagggaaagggagagggcccagggacaggGCCCGGCccggggcaggtagagagggacaggaggaggccgttcagcccctcgatattccgccatttaatgagatcacggctgtctgtgacctaactccatctccccgcctttgccccatatcccttaatacctttggttaacagaaatctatcaatcttccATTTAAAATTAACTATTGCCATTTGGGGAAGAGAGTTGCAAacgtctcccaccctgtgtgtgtcgaaatgtttcccaacttcactcccgaaaggtctggctctaactaTTAGCATCTGCCCCCTGGTCCTCGACCCCCCGACCAGCGGAgatagtctctctctctcgatccaccCGAACTGTTCCCCTCAATACCCTGAAATCTTCGATCAGATCGCCCCTGAACCGTCTCAATCCCAGGGAATACGCCCCGCGTTTGTGTCACCTCTGCtcgtaatctaacccttggagtgcGGGTGACTCCTGTCCTGAATCTCCCAACATTTAATCCTCTATTGTCGAGGCTTCtgcggttcgaggggccgaatggccgaatcctgctgctGTTTCTTGTGTTCTTGAGCGACCGCACCTCCTGACCCCTGACCCTTCCCTTTCAGGTGCCTGAGAACGAGACGATAGCCGCCGTCAAGGCCATCATCGCTGACAAGCTCCACATCCCCGTGGTTCAGCAACGACTGCTGTACAAGGGAAAGGCCCTGTCAGGTAAAGGAGTCTGCATTCACCCACGGGGAGGCCCCACGGCGCAGGGACAGGGCCCGAGGGCCCCACGGCGCAGGGACAGGGCCCGAGGACCCCTCGGCGCAGGGACAGGGCCCCAGGGCCCCACGGCGCAGGGACAGGGCCCGAGGGCCCCTCGGCGCAGGGACAGGGCCCGAGGGCCCCACGGCGCAGGGACAGGGCCCGAGGACCCCTCGGCGCAGGGACAGGGCCCCAGGGCCCCACGGCGCAGGGACAGGGCCCGAGGGCCCCACGGCGCAGGGACAGGGCCCGAGGACCCCTCGGCGCAGGGACAGGGCCCCAGGGCCCCACGGCGCAGGGACAGGGCCCCAGGGCCCCACGGCGCAGGGACAGGGCCCGAGGGCCCCACGGCGCAGGGACAGGGCCCGAGGGCCCCTCGGCGCAGGGACAGGGCCCCAGGGCCCCACGGCGCAGGGACAGGGCCCGAGGGCCCCACGGCGCAGGGACAGGGCCCGAGGGCCCCACGGCGCAGGGACACCAGGGAAGGGGCCAACAACTCCATTcctctcctgtctgaggctgaaccagactgttcgcaacctcggggtcatacttgaccctgaaatgagcttccggccacacatcccgcggcataactaaacccgcctgtttcccacctccgtaacatcgcccgtctccaccccctgcctcagctcatccgctgctgaagccctcatccgtgcctttgttacaccCAGACTTGACCGTTCCAACGCACTGcggtcctggccggcctcccacattcgacccgacgtaaactagaggtgatccaaaactcggctgcccccgtgtcctaactcgcaccgagtcccgctcacccatcaccccctgtgctcactgaccccgtgtcctaactcacacccagtcccactcacccatcaccccctgtgctcgctgaccccgtgtcctaactcgcacccagtcccactcacccatcaccccctgtgctcactgaccccgtgtcctaactcacacccagtcccgctcacccatcaccccctgtgctcactgaccccgtgtcctaactcacacccagtcccgctcacccatcaccccctgtgctcactgccccgtgtcctaactcgcacccagtcccactcacccatcaccccctgtgctcactgaccccgtgtcctaactcacacccagtcccactcacccatcaccccctgtgctcactgaccccgtgtcctaactcgcaccgagtcccactcacccatcaccccctgtgctcactgaccccgtgtcctaactcacacccagtcccgctcacccatcaccccctgtgctcactgaccccgtgtcctaactcgcaccgagtcccactcacccatcaccccctgtgctcactgccccgtgtcctaactcacacccagtcccgctcacccatcaccccctgtgctcactgacgtacATTGGTTaaacaacatctcgatttcaaaattctcattcgcctcttcaaatccctcctcgcccctccacccctccctatctctgtaacctcctccagcccctacacccctccctatctctgtaacctcctccagcccctacacccctccctatctctgtaaccccctccagcccctacacccctccctatctctgtaacctcctccagcccctacacccctccctatctctgtaacctcctccagcccctacacccctccctatctctgtaacctcctccagtccctacacccctccctatctctgtaaccccctccagtcccacaaccccccgagatctctgcactcctctaattctgccctcctgaccatccctgattataatcgctccaccatcggtggccgtgccttctgttgcctgggccccaagctctggaactccctccctaaacctctccgccttgctctcctccttcaagacgctccttaaaaaccacctctttggtcacctgcgctaatttttgcttatacgactcggtgtcaaatttttatctcataatactcctgtgaagcgccttgggacatttcatagaaatttacagggcaggaggccattccggcccatcgtgtccgccccggccgacaaagagccacacggccctcggtcagtagccctgaaggttatatataaacccacgaacaatgacggaaaggcaaagagcacccagcccaaccagtccgccccacacaactgcgacaccccttacactgaaacattccacactccaccccaaccggagtcgtgtgatctcctgggagaggcaaaaaccagataacaaCCCAAGCCAAttcagggagaaaaaatctgggaaaattcctctccgacccatccaggcgatcgacactagaccaggagatcactctggccgtattcgattccctgcagtacttaccgttatatctgctcgGTCCAGcaaaaggtcacccagtctaatcccaatgaccatctCTAGGTCGTTTCGCTAcgttaagaacatcagaaacaggagcaggagtcggccattcggcccctcgagcctgctccaccatccaatcagatcgcggctgatccgatcttgggctcagctccacttccccgcccgccccttcactcccttatcgctcaaaaatctgtctatctccgccttaaatatattcagtgacccagccccccacagctctctggggcagagaattccacagattcaccagaagaaattcctcctcctctccgtcctaaatgggcggccccttattctgagactatgtgccccctagttcgagattcccccacgagggggaaacatcctctctgcatccaccctgtccagcccccctcagaatctgatacgtttcgataagatcacctctcattcttctaaactccaatgggtacaggcccaacctgctcaacctttcctcataaggcaaccccctcatccccggaatcaaccgagtgaaccttctctgaactgcctccaatgcaagtatatccctccttaaatacggagaccagaactgcacgcagtactccaggtgtggcctcaccaataccctgtataactggagcaagactgccctgcttttatactccatccccctttgcaataaaggtgctatataaatgcaagttgttgttgttgtgccccATGCCCAGACGAGCACAGACTGACAGACTATGGCATCCGGCCCAACACCAAGCTGAACCTGGTGGTGAGACCCGTGGACAGGACCTCCCCTGACGGGACCCCGCAGGGCGGCAGAGCCCAGCCGTGGCAGCTTATCCTCGAGATCCTCGAGAAACACTTTGCGCCGGCGGACGCAGAGAAGGTTCTGGAACAGCTGCAGAAGGTAACGCCTGGCGCACAAGCTTGCGGACCTTGCGTTGAAACCCGACTGGAGCCTGGTGCTGCAATTCTGGACAACGCAGTGCAGGCAGGGTGTGAGGTCAGGGTGCGGGACAGATTGAGCAGAATGGTCCCagggtgtgtgatggggcagtgtagagggagcttcactctgtatctaaccccctgtacctgccctgggagtgtttg from Pristiophorus japonicus isolate sPriJap1 chromosome 32, sPriJap1.hap1, whole genome shotgun sequence includes:
- the ubl4a gene encoding ubiquitin-like protein 4A, coding for MQLSVKLLHGTESRLEVPENETIAAVKAIIADKLHIPVVQQRLLYKGKALSDEHRLTDYGIRPNTKLNLVVRPVDRTSPDGTPQGGRAQPWQLILEILEKHFAPADAEKVLEQLQKDYERNLRLLSLDDIERISTRILHPDVADTMELTFLD